A single region of the Procambarus clarkii isolate CNS0578487 chromosome 94, FALCON_Pclarkii_2.0, whole genome shotgun sequence genome encodes:
- the LOC138359996 gene encoding uncharacterized protein, producing MRGEDTMDGEEDTMDGAEDTMDGAEDTMDGEEDTMDGAEDTMDGEEDTMGEEKDTMGGAENTMDGEEDTMGGAEDTMDGAEDTMGGEEDTMGEEKDTMGIF from the coding sequence ATGCGCGGAGAAGATACTATGGATGGAGAAGAAGATACTATGGATGGAGCAGAAGATACTATGGATGGAGCAGAAGATACTATGGATGGAGAAGAAGATACTATGGATGGAGCAGAAGATACTATGGATGGAGAAGAAGATACTATGGGTGAAGAAAAAGATACTATGGGTGGAGCAGAAAATACTATGGATGGAGAAGAAGATACTATGGGTGGAGCAGAAGATACTATGGATGGAGCAGAAGATACTATGGGTGGAGAAGAAGATACTATGGGTGAAGAAAAAGATACTATGGGTATCTTCTGA